One window of the Candidatus Hydrogenedentota bacterium genome contains the following:
- a CDS encoding formylglycine-generating enzyme family protein — MMRHLCVAACLMVAAFPMAAQEAPKPGAARVLKDIEFVWVPAGRHTPGTPGGGAAVAETLGGREEWFSDESPRPEVSVKGFWMSRTEIRRRDWVRVMNTEPWVGAGAEGGMDLPATGITWSEAGLFAQTLGQGEEGVYRLPTEDEWEYACRAGGAGLFPFETDPEQLSNHAWFRGNAPGGRIQPVGGRRPNAWGLMDMLGNAWEWCADAYLPQTEGALADVRVIKGGAANQTGLMTRPAVRVGRPADMRGARVGFRIIFEPAP; from the coding sequence ATGATGAGGCATCTCTGCGTGGCCGCGTGCCTGATGGTGGCGGCGTTTCCCATGGCCGCCCAGGAGGCCCCGAAACCCGGGGCGGCCCGGGTGCTGAAAGACATCGAGTTTGTCTGGGTGCCCGCAGGCCGGCACACCCCCGGAACACCGGGCGGCGGCGCGGCGGTGGCCGAAACCCTGGGGGGGCGCGAGGAGTGGTTCAGCGACGAGTCGCCCCGTCCGGAGGTCTCCGTCAAGGGGTTCTGGATGAGCCGCACGGAAATCCGGCGGCGCGACTGGGTGCGCGTGATGAACACGGAGCCCTGGGTGGGCGCGGGTGCCGAGGGCGGCATGGACCTGCCCGCCACGGGGATAACCTGGTCCGAGGCGGGGCTTTTCGCGCAAACCCTGGGCCAGGGGGAGGAGGGCGTGTACCGCCTGCCCACCGAGGACGAATGGGAGTACGCCTGCCGCGCGGGCGGCGCCGGACTCTTCCCCTTTGAGACGGACCCCGAACAGCTCTCCAACCACGCATGGTTCCGGGGAAACGCGCCGGGCGGGCGCATCCAGCCCGTGGGCGGACGTCGGCCCAACGCCTGGGGGCTGATGGACATGCTCGGAAACGCCTGGGAATGGTGCGCCGACGCCTACCTGCCGCAGACGGAGGGGGCGCTTGCGGATGTCCGGGTCATCAAGGGCGGCGCGGCCAACCAGACCGGACTCATGACCCGGCCCGCAGTCCGCGTGGGCCGGCCCGCAGACATGCGCGGCGCCCGTGTCGGATTCAGAATCATCTTCGAACCCGCCCCCTGA